ATGCATATCTCACGGCAGGGGTCTAGCAGGGGTTTCACATAGTCGGGGAATCAATTGAACGCAAAGTTCTTATAAAAATCTGGTAAATAACCACTCATCACTGATTACACTGATATCGCTGTTGGTTTTGAAAGCTTCACCCACTTTAGACGCTGTAACAGATGCTGTTTACGGACTGTGATATATGTTTTTGTTGCAGAGTCAGTGCTTCAACTAGTGCCTTAATAGTTTATTTATAAATTTTGTTGAAATTTTTTGTAAAAGATGAGAGGGCCAAACTTTATTCAAATCGGTTCATCGGTTCCCCAGAGAAAGAAGGCACCTGCGAATTTAACGAACACATTGTGTAGAATGACTATGATCCCATACGCTTCTTCTTAAGCATAGGTCTCCCACTAACCCCGTGCCGAAATGTGAAACGACGGTTACGTAACCCACATGTAGAGGCACATAACCCAGATGTCAATAGTAATGACCACAAAGCCAAGACCACAAATTAATTTATACGAAGAGGAACCACAATGTACACGTGCAGCGTTCCAAGAGAGATGACATTTTAAGAAAACTTTAGGAGACGTacggcctgttttttttttcttttttttttttttcttttctttatttttttcccttattTTTCCCCCGAGTAATACAACATTACCCTTCAGGCTGTACCAAAATCTGCAGCTAAAGGCACGAATTTGAATAAGCCACCGCTGTGCTTGTGTTTGAACCGGTTAACTCGTACTGATTTCAACTCTCTTATACTCACATTCGCatataacgccccccccccccccccccccccccccggctttttttttttcgctctctctctctcttttacccctttttttttcctttgcgaaTATTTGCATAGGCATAAATTCATATTTTATTCACTGCGCGCATCGAAATGCCAGCAACTGGGGACAAAGTGGATGACAAATAAATGCCACAGTTACTCCCATTCCACGTAGACCGATACCGAAAAATCAAGTAAGCGGTtaaataactttttcttttatgAATAGAAAGCTGATCGGTATACAAACATTAAGGACAGCAAACTCATCGTGATTCCCTAACCTGCTTGTCGCTCATGGTTTCCTAATCTGCTCGTCGAAGCTAATAAAGCTTGTCTCCAATAGAGTTTACACATGTCAAATGACCGCTCATAGCGACACGCTCTCTCGTCCAAACCCTGTGCGTCGAATTCACTTGATTCGTTGCCGCATTACCATAATTCACTTTCCTCAGTTCTGTACAGTGCGTATTGAAACGCAGCACTTCCAAGGAAAATCGCGGCAAGAAGTCCTCGCCATTCAGTGCGCCACCTGACTTCGCGACAGTGCGAGTGGTCGTGATTTGTTTGTTAATTGCTGCAACTGGCTACTCAGGCGTGCAGTTCCACCATCCTTAAGCGTATTATTGATGTCAGCATCAAGTGGTTGAACTGAGCGCGAGAATCCTGGAGCCACATCTTCAAATCTAGACAGAGTCCCAACACTTAGAAGTACACATTACGTATAGGTCTGATGGTGTCGAACTGTATAGATGTGTATACTCGCTTACTAGTAAATAGACGCGCTTTCTAGTTATGAAATAATTATTACTCTCTCCCGTGCACTTCACCCATTTTTATTACATTTTCACGATGTCCAATCCCCACTTTATATTAGCAATGGGAGCGGCCGCTGTCTCTTTGAAGAGATGCCAACCTCCAcgtcttcttttctttctatGTTTAAAATGTACAGTCGGCGATGAACGTTTACGAGACACGGAATTTGCGAAAGAACTGAATTCCCGCGAAGTTTGGGCACACCGCGTCGAATTAAAATTTTCAGCCTGCAGTTGTTTTTGTGACAAACATATATTGATCCACTTAGATTCCACTAATTATTAGAAGCACCATGCCTTATCAGAGTAGAAATACACATTTGTCGTGGAACCCGTGTCCCGTAAACGTTTGCAGGCGATTGTGCGTTCTTGTAAAGTGTATAGCTCTAACGAAAAAGAGTTCGTCATACGATCACGCAGATGACACAGCCAGCAAGCGACACGTGTTCTTCTGCTACTGGGGCAGCTGGTCGCACTACCGCAGTGGCGCCGGCAAGTTCTCAGTAGGCCAGATCGACCCGTCACTCTGCACCCACCTGGTGTACGCCTTCGCCAAGCTGGATAATGGGGTTATCGCGGCGTTCGACCCCTACCTGGACCTAAAGGACAACTACGGCCTCGGTGCGAAACATTTTGTTTTGTAACACTTATAAGGTGGGCTTTAATTATACCTTAAGCAATATAGGAATCAGCCCTTTTTGGGGCCACGTCAGATCTATATACTATAGTTATATATATGCCTATACTGCATGGCCCTAATATACTCAGAAATCAGCGGGGTGGCGCATATACAAAGAACAAATGATTACAGTGAACATTCAGCGGATGGCCGGTGTATTCCTTGCTCTCTGTGTTCGCTGGTTCATTTCCTTAGCTAAACGTGTACCAAATGGCTCAGTGTTTTGTAATGTTGCACATATACCGTCTGTGCGCTGCAACGCCGAATTGCGTCAAGCAAAATCCGGACGGCGTCGGAGACACGGGTGCACGTGCCGCACGTGCAGACCTTGAGTACGCTCATCTTCAGCAGCACCGTGTTGACTTCCTTCCCGATTATTGCGGCGCGTATCTTTGCCCCGAAGGTTAACATACGCGCTTCACGCAATCGTCGACGTTCGTCATGGCGGCAGTCGACGTTATCGTTTTGGCACGCGTCGGGCTACGGCTCCAACTTTTGTTCAGTTGTAACTTTCACTTCTAGCTTCCTCACCTAAAAACACAGGACTGTTTTTCGCGTGCGTTACTTATAACGTGACTATGACGCGAGAATTCTGTGCGAGCATAAAAACATTGGCTGCAGTGAGGCCTTGTTTACGCCCGCTAAAATGTTGATATTTTGAGCGCAGTAGTAGCCTGCGCGTCTCTGTATTCATATATATAGACGCTTTCAGTGCAGAacgaggagaaaagaaaaatgaacggAGACACTTAAACTTTATAGCGCGAAAAGCTCGGGTCACGCAGGTGTGGAACATCACCGCAATGTTGGTAGAATCCGCAACGCGTGAGCCGATGGCCAAGAGCCTAACGAGGAAGAGCAGTGTTCTTAGTGCATATACTTCTCTCTGAACGAAGCACATGGGAGAACAGAGCGAACTACAACGTGTTATTTGCATTCAAGAACATATTTTATCGCTGTTCTTGCACGGTACCACAGTGGACATATTGTTCAGCATGACAGCGTAACAAACAAATATACCGGCGAGTAATGTTCTCCCCTCTGTACATCTGCTGGAGTGACATTTCTCGAATGTTGATAAGGTGTTCCCTTTGACGTTGGTTTCTATCGTTTATCAAGTGAAGTTAAACTCAAGATACAGTATAACAGAAGAAAGAATGGCAGACAACGTTCAACACGAAATATCTGTCTTTCATTTCAACTACAAAACACGCCATCTATACCTCCTCTGGCTTAGCATAAACATCGAGCGTTTATACTCATTCTGGGACAGGCATGTACGAGAAGGTGAACAAACTGAAGGTCTCGCACCCGCACCTGAAGACGCTGCTGGCCATCGGCGGCTGGAACGAAGGCTCAGAGAAGTACTCGCGCATGGCCTCCACTCCGGAGGGGCGCCAGCGCTTCGCGCGGAGCGCGGTGGACTTCCTCGACAAGCACGGTTTCGACGGGCTCGACTTCGACTGGGAGTACCCGGCCGCCAGGGGAGGCCTGCCACAAGACAAGCAGAACTTCGTCTTGCTGCTGCAGGTACCTCACTCATTCCCTGGGGGCAAAGGCATGAAAACGTGGCTGTACGACTTTTGACGGCAGCCTTATATACGGTTTAACTATACCTCGTTACGACAAAATCGCTTTATACGAAGTATTTCGATGTGCCGACAGCAGTGCATGCATTTTTGACCGGATTATTCGAAGTGCAGTGGCGCAGGACTCCGCTTAGTACGAAGTGCGAAGCGAAAAATCCACACGGGACCACACAGTGCAGCATACAAACACGGTATCTCAGCTTATTTCTGCCAAGCCTTAAAAAATTTACGTGCGTGCTGTGAGAATGCAACCCACTTATAAAACAAAATAGAATTGTTCACTGTCACCTCGTGCAACTGGAATTATGTTTACTATAAGCTTAGGCCATTCATTAACAATAGTGAATTAACCAACTAACTTTTAAAGTATTGCGTTAAACGTAAATCATCTTCAATGGAGAAGCTATAGAGCCTATTGAGAAGTATCcaaacaatttctttctttcgcgtTAGCTCCTGTGATTTTTACTTTTCCGGGCTGTAAGGAAAGCGCGCAAGATGTGAAAAACTACGCGACTAAGCGCTTGCGCGCCGCAATACTAATGCCTTCTAACATGCTACCAAGGAATGGTCGATACTGCATCAGACCGAACGCATAAATATGAGAGACCTCAGACATGACACATATCACTAGTGAAGCAGCACAATTGACAATCGCGATTACATTGACCGTCTGGAGGCATGCATAAGCCATCTTTGTATGATTCTGTGTACAACTAATTGGTGGTGCAGTCCAGTTTTCTTGAATCTACATCAAGCGATATCAACAGCTGGCCGTCGTGGCCTTCGTTGAGATGGTCCGAAGACAATTGTCTTGATTCCCAGATATATCTTGTCCGTTGAAgcaatgaatgaaatgaaatgcaGCCATTGGATATACGATATAAATAATGTATATGATAAGCGCTGTCAGCGTTATTGCTGTTAACAGACTGTGTAAAAGGCGAGGAGGTATTAGCGGCAGATGGTGATGCATCGGAGACGACGGGTGTGACCATCACCTATCATTTTTGCTTGCGGCCTTTTCGTGCCCTCGGTCTGCGTGCAGCATCGATCACTCGTTGGTAGAATGTTTGAGATCACTAATGTCGCCGCACAAGCGCCTAGTCATGTGGTGACTTTTTCAAATCTCGCACGCTATCTTTGCAGCCTGGAAAAATAAAAACCACATCAGCTATCATCACAGtcgacagttgacaagaactttattgaaaggtcctgaggaaaaaagattgggggagccgaagacaccccaatcaagttggtggctgcgcccatgacggaaccgagAAATAAATTATAAATTAGATATTGCGTTTAAAGCAATACCCTAAAAGTTGGTTAGTACTTAATTATTGTTAATTAATGGCTTGCAGCTCAAAGTAAAAGGTAATTTGGGTTGCACAAGGGGACAGTGAACAATCCTAAGTTGGTTGCATTCTCGTAGCGCACGCGCGAATTTTTTAAGACTTGGtgcaagttagctgaaacaccctctataagCGGTGACACGCAGTTTCTTCGAACCTGGAGAGTCAAAGAGCGCTGCGAAGATCCCTCGACCACATGGCGGTATAGCTCCTTGGGATTAATTAACGGCATCACGTGATAATAGACAAACGAAGCCGCTCCTCACGGGTGTCAGAAGAATTTCTGCCCTGTCACGTCGCCATGCACTGTCGAGAACGGGTGTATTTAAGTATACGTTTTACGAGCTCCCGCGCCGTTGGAGTGCACGTCTCCTTTAGAGCATCTCCGCTTTTAATGGAATACCGCTTAAAGCGAAGTAGAGTTCCTGCCTCGACGACTTCGTTATAATGAAAGTTTACTGTATATTTTCTTTTGCGCAGGAGCTCCGGAACGTTCTTGGTCCCGGACGACTTCTAACAGCGGCTGTATCTGCAGGGGAGAGCACTGTGGATGGAGCATACGATGTGCCTGCGATTACAAGGTATACGTTTGAGTCACCCCGCTATAAATTAATATTCAAGCGCGCAATTTAAACAGGCAAGTAACGCACAGCAGTTAATTCGCCTTATATATCACTTTACTTTTTTTATCGAATGTCCACGTAGAAACGTTAAAGAATTTGTACTACTTCCCAGGCACCTGGACTACATTTCCGTCATGGCGTACGACTTCTTCGGGTCTTGGAACAGTTACACTGGACACTGCTCACCGCTAGGAGTCCGCGAAAACGCCAGTGAAGATGAGAAAAAACTCAACGTGGCAAGTATTATTTTGTCGAGATACTGACCGACACAAGTACAATCGCGAGACAGCCCTCGCAAATTTTTCGGAAATTTCGGCATAGAACCAAATCGCGGAAAATGAGGCTGGCTAGAAACAAGTCGCTTACACAGTTGCTGAAGCTCTTTCAGGGGAATCGGCGCGATGAAAATACAACAGTATAGAAGCAGCGAGGAATGACATTTCGACATTATAGGATTTTTATGTATATCTCTCTGGAACGGCTTTCAATATTTAACCCATGATATTTGACAGAACGAACGTAGACAACGGACGGCGAAAGTGGAGataaacgaagacaagcgcttgtcttcgtttctCGCCTCTTTCGCCGTCCTTTGTCTACGTTCGCGCTGTCAAGCATCATGGATCAACAGCAACTATCCTGGTCGCATTCCTTATATTAATATTTGCACATAATGGTGGGACTCTGGGTAGGACCAGAGTCCTCCATTGAATGACTCTGGACTCATGTCTATGGGTCCTACTAGAGTTCTTCATTGAAGTACTCTGGTAGGACCCATAGACAGAGGCGAATTGAGTCTAGTGACAaaagacagaaaaataaaatttgctGGATAGACACTGGCGAGATCTCGACGCTCCACTGTGGACAAAAACGCACGTCGAAGCCCTGCTGCAGTTTCATAACTGCAGCTAACGTGAGACTATGCGCGATTATATTGCTTGCACGTAAAGATACATGTATGAAGACACCGGTGATCGGGCTTACACAACAAACCACTGAGGACGATGTTGAACTCTTCACTTGGCAAGTTTTCCTAACGAATTCTGCAGCTATCGAACAGAAAGGTATTTCTCGATTCTCAATAACAACAGAAAGCAGTGTCCATGTCATTCGTTATTGTGAGGCATAAATGAATAACAATAAAAGCCTCAGTCACCGACTATTTCTTCCATGTTGCTTTTTCAGAGTTAGAGGCGACATGGCGGGGTACGTCACGTGTGTCCACAACTAGGTCACGCCGGTCCTAAATGAAGCTCTTAGAATCTGGTGCAGGTAAAATCTGTAGACCATGCGAACTGGAGTACAATGGAATGAAGAGAATAATACCGAAGTTGGAGGGCGGAGGGCTCGTTCTCAGAATAGGCACTGCTCAATGTGCTTTCTCTCGAATTTGGGACGTTATGGAACAGTAAAGGTTCGCGAAACTTGCTagcttcagagagagagagagagagaataaactttaatcgaaagagcactcgagcgtaggtagctcctccgctctgcagtgggtggtcccctcagtccaggagtccagcggccttagctgcccttctcgctcggttgaccaggttgaggtGGTCCGTCGAGtgggagctggacagcgctgcctcccattgccgtgtggtggggcgTGTTATAGGTGTGAGcggtggtgtgtttgcgcaagcccataccatgtggtaaagcgttgcacattggtcgcagtgtggacatttataggaatacagcgcagggtgtatggcgtggtaaagactcaaatgtggatatgtacgtgtttgtttggagttttcgtcatattacggcttcttctcgcgtcagagcattatgcggtgcgGGTAGTGTTCGTGAAAgacgatagtgttgtaggatgtgcgtgtaggttaattgTATGGGCTCCGGTTGGAAcagctcggcgcggtcatctcgaggctcccggtgtgcatgcgctcgggcataggcgtgtgcctgctgattgccgcgtaaggactcatgccccggagtccacacgatttgtatgtatggtggcagctggtgcgctccattcagaatgcgttgTGCAGCCCTGTAAATTTTGGTGCgagaataatttctgcatgccgtcagAGAGTCCGCCAGTgaggtctcgtcgtgatggctaacgctatcgctagttcctctgcctccgcagcgctcactctggaaaccgacgacgcatttcggtcccgtgattatcgactacgctggtgacgaatgcggtgctagCTGCAGACCTTGGCTCCCTTATatatacaatgtagtccatcaaACAAACGCCATCAAAATCCGTGACGTTACGCCGAGCTGATGCAGGAACTTCAAAGCATGCAGCGTCGCCACCTACCTTTCCTCTTTACGTCTTTTCAATCTTATCCTCTAATTTTCACGGTAGGAGTGGCCTGATTttttgtatgcgtgtgtgtgaTGTAGAAGCGTAATTTCACTAATACAGATAAACTTATTTTCCTCATTAGTGTCACTGGATGCCGCGCGTTCTTACCTTAGTTCTTGGCCGCTTTCTCCACAGAAGCAAGCTGTCAAGATGTGGCTCGACATGGGGGCGGATCCGAACAAGCTCGTGCTAGGCATGCCCCTTTACGGCCGCACCTTCACGCTGGCCAACCCGGAGAACAATGGCTTCCTGGCTCCCACAGTGGGTCCCGGACCTGCCGGGCCCGCAACCGGGGAATCAGGTTACCTCGGCTACAATGAGGTTAGCATATATGCAGGTGCTTGCCACCAGTCATTCGAGGACTCTGCTGCTATAAACGCATTTTACTATTTCGGTTTCGGTCAGTGGGTGGTACTATGAGCTCTTCAAGGGCCATTAAAATATACCATTAGATCATGCTCGACTGGTTTAGCGTTTTAATGACACATTTGTGCGTCCGTGCGGAGGCATATCCATTGTGCAATGTCGTGTAGTGTGTCCGTGGTTgcatagtggctatggtgttgggctgctaagcacgaggtcgcgggatcgaatcccggccacggcagccgcatttcgatggggcgaaaacacacgtgtacttagatttaggtgacgacgttaagaaccccaggtggtcaaaattattccggcgtccccccactacggcgtgcctcataatcagatcgggttTTTGGCACATAAATCCATAACTATAAGTATGGCTATAGGCGAGTGAGTGAGTactaactttattgaggtcctgaggagaaaaaattaaagcggggccggaggccccgccaatcaatccggtgactccacccaggtcggggcaggtagatagagtccttcggcgacggcccgggccctctggcgATGAGCTCTGAGCGccgagtcccaggaggactggtcaggaaagtccgtgcccgcgttggcagggcacagccagagcatgtgttcgaagttgtattcggggccgcagtgtgggcatgcagtaggaaggtcaggattgatcccgcttagtgttgttggtgtgatgtgtGTCCTagctagtctgcaactgtctgtaataagtgacggcctgtgttttttttttttttttttttttaggttttggtgaggaggagggaAAATTCTTcatgctaacctatgatttgaagtgatttcgtggtgtaatacgagcgggtctttgttctctagatccctccaggctcggttgaagcgagggggcggaccgcagacgcggaatgcgagttctcgcgccagtcgaaacgaaaaagcgtctgtccgtcgcctctgtacagaaaactataatcaccagcattggctcaagcgtcgtcctctttcgcagctggcttgttggcgcccctcgagttgcgctcgtgctcagcacgcactcGTAACACTGCTCCCCCgttcgtcgccttcttccacagctggctcgtatTAACgcgagggccccgtgtcgcagaaaatccagcgtcggcgtgcATGTc
This genomic stretch from Dermacentor silvarum isolate Dsil-2018 chromosome 2, BIME_Dsil_1.4, whole genome shotgun sequence harbors:
- the LOC119442591 gene encoding chitinase-3-like protein 1 isoform X2, whose amino-acid sequence is MDAEATSIHDDTASKRHVFFCYWGSWSHYRSGAGKFSVGQIDPSLCTHLVYAFAKLDNGVIAAFDPYLDLKDNYGLGMYEKVNKLKVSHPHLKTLLAIGGWNEGSEKYSRMASTPEGRQRFARSAVDFLDKHGFDGLDFDWEYPAARGGLPQDKQNFVLLLQELRNVLGPGRLLTAAVSAGESTVDGAYDVPAITRHLDYISVMAYDFFGSWNSYTGHCSPLGVRENASEDEKKLNVKQAVKMWLDMGADPNKLVLGMPLYGRTFTLANPENNGFLAPTVGPGPAGPATGESGYLGYNEICTQLQASKDWKITRDAGVVAPVAVKGNLWIGFDDAQSLTAKVLFARSLGLAGAMVWSIETDDFSGTCGGTKNPLQRAIKDALESNSTMPLPTTVTNLPSTPPAEPKPETGSTTGMNLPSTPSTEPKPETGSTTGMNLPSTPPATLKPENETGVSLLTTTGFPTTTSASEPTCPNDGFYAYPNDPHRFYRCVSQLDGTYVIYVFDCPANTVFNPSVSVCTF
- the LOC119442591 gene encoding chitinase-3-like protein 1 isoform X1; the encoded protein is MNCVAIMKGIALLVVSLCASSVLCLQEKASSLTKDDTASKRHVFFCYWGSWSHYRSGAGKFSVGQIDPSLCTHLVYAFAKLDNGVIAAFDPYLDLKDNYGLGMYEKVNKLKVSHPHLKTLLAIGGWNEGSEKYSRMASTPEGRQRFARSAVDFLDKHGFDGLDFDWEYPAARGGLPQDKQNFVLLLQELRNVLGPGRLLTAAVSAGESTVDGAYDVPAITRHLDYISVMAYDFFGSWNSYTGHCSPLGVRENASEDEKKLNVKQAVKMWLDMGADPNKLVLGMPLYGRTFTLANPENNGFLAPTVGPGPAGPATGESGYLGYNEICTQLQASKDWKITRDAGVVAPVAVKGNLWIGFDDAQSLTAKVLFARSLGLAGAMVWSIETDDFSGTCGGTKNPLQRAIKDALESNSTMPLPTTVTNLPSTPPAEPKPETGSTTGMNLPSTPSTEPKPETGSTTGMNLPSTPPATLKPENETGVSLLTTTGFPTTTSASEPTCPNDGFYAYPNDPHRFYRCVSQLDGTYVIYVFDCPANTVFNPSVSVCTF